A single Glycine soja cultivar W05 chromosome 14, ASM419377v2, whole genome shotgun sequence DNA region contains:
- the LOC114383501 gene encoding origin of replication complex subunit 2-like, with amino-acid sequence MDANGNWEEDDDEEFEFSRNYFLAKELASSSAKKSKHKLTDIDVVDEQELRDAASKIEPNHEYEITLLLDSYKTMYPEWIFALRCGFGLLMYGFGSKKALIEDFASTELTEYSVVVINGYLQTINLKQVVIALAEVLWDQMKAKQRVSHRDLPKSQQPSNSQSMDDLLTFLDQAEIEDGDFFVCVVIHNIDGPGLRDSETQRYLARLAACARIRVVASIDHVNAPLFWDKNMAHTQFNWCWYHVPTFAPYKVEGMFYPMILAHGSASQTVKTATIVLLSLTRNAQSVFKILAEHQLSHPDEGMPISDLYSVCRERFLVSSQITLNSHLTEFKDHELVKIKKHSDGQDCLHIPLTAEALQKVVLEIN; translated from the exons ATGGACGCCAATGGCAATTGGGAAGAGGACGATGACGAGGAGTTCGAGTTCTCACGGAACTATTTTCTGGCCAAGGAACTCGCCTCCTCCTCCGCCAAGAAATCGAAACACAAGCTCACCGACATCGATGTCGTTGATGAACAG GAATTGAGGGATGCCGCGTCGAAAATTGAACCCAATCATGAATACGAGATCACTCTCTTGTTGGATTCGTACAAAACCATGTATCCTGAATGGATTTTTGCGCTAAG GTGCGGTTTTGGGCTTCTGATGTATGGATTTGGATCAAAGAAGGCTCTGATTGAAGATTTTGCTTCAACAGAGCTGACAGAGTATTCTGTAGTTGTCATTAATGGATATCTTCAAACCATTAACTTGAAACAG gtTGTTATAGCCTTAGCTGAAGTTCTGTGGGACCaaatgaaagctaaacaaaGGGTTTCCCACCGGGACTTACCCAAGAGCCAGCAGCCATCCAATTCTCAATCCATGGACGATCTTCTTACATTTTTGGATCAAGCAGAAATAGAGGatggtgatttttttgtttgtgttgttaTTCACAATATTGATGGACCTGGATTAAGGGACTCTGAAACCCAACGATATCTTGCTCGACTAGCTGCTTGTGCCCGGATTCGTGTTGTTGCCTCTATTGACCATGTTAATGCTCCTCTGT TTTGGGACAAGAATATGGCTCATACACAGTTCAATTGGTGCTGGTATCACGTTCCTACTTTTGCTCCTTACAAGGTGGAAGGCATGTTTTATCCTATGATTCTTGCACATGGTAGCGCCAGCCAAACTGTCAAAACAGCTACTATAGTTTTGTTAAGTTTGACACGCAATGCTCAGAGTGTATTCAAAATTCTTGCAGAACATCAACTCTCTCACCCTGACGAAG gaaTGCCAATCAGTGATCTCTACTCAGTCTGTCGAGAACGTTTCCTTGTTAGCAGTCAGATTACACTGAATTCCCATTTGACTGAATTTAAAGACCATGAACTGGTCAAGATTAAGAAGCATTCTGATGGTCAAGATTGTTTGCACATCCCTCTGACAGCAGAAGCACTTCAGAAAGTTGTGCTCGAGATCAATTAG